The region AGAGATATAAATAAGGAAAATGATAATCAGCGCTTATATGAATATTTAAATTTTGACTATTCTCTGAGTGATTTGATTGGAAGATTTAGTGAGGTTGGTAAAGAAATTTACTCTAATATATCTTCAGATAATAATGCTCAATCATTAAATCTTGATGCTGAATTTAATTTGCAGATTAGTTTTTTAGAAGCTTTGAACGGAACAAAAAAGAACCTTTTAGTTAATGATGAACGCATAGAAGTGAAAATCCCACAAGGTATTGAAACAGGATCTAAAATACGTATTAAAAATAAGGGTAATATACATTCTGGGAAGGGAAAAAGAGGAGATCTATTGATTGAAGTCAGAATTAAGTCTCATCCGATTTGGAAATTAAAAGGTTTAGATATTTATGCAGATTTACCTATTTCTTTGGATGAATTAGCTTTGGGAGCAAATATTTCGGTTGCTTCTCCTCAAGGCGATACATATTTATCAATACCTTCTGGAAGTTTGCCTGAGCAAAAATTGAGATTAAAAGGTCAAGGATTACACAGCATAGATGATAAAGGAGATTTGTTTTTTACTCTAAAATTAAAGTTCCCTGAAAATTGGTCAGATGAGGAGTTGAGACTTCTTGAAAAGCTTAGATCTGTTCGAATACATGAACCTCGTTCAAGTTGGTTCGATCAGGCTAGGACTTAAAGGAAGTAAAATATAGTTATCTCTAATGTAATTATCTCTATTGGTTAATATGGATCTTACTTATCGGCCCCGTCGTCTTCGGAGAACAAACTCTTTAAGAGATATGGTTCGAGAGAATAGTGTCTCTGCATCTGACTTTATTTATCCTCTTTTTGTTCATGAAGGTTCAGATATTCAAGAAATATCAGCGATGCCAGGTTCATTTCGTTGGTCAATTGATGGATTAGTTGATGAAGTTAAGCGTGCTTGGAATCTAGGTATTAGATGTGTCGTTCTTTTCCCAAAAGTTCCAGACGATCAAAAAACAGAAGATGGAGCTGAATGTTTTAATGAAAAAGGTTTGATACCAAGGGCTATTGAAAGATTGAAAATAGAGATACCCGAAATGTGTGTTATGACTGATGTCGCTTTAGACCCTTATTCTTGTGATGGTCATGATGGAATAGTTAGTAATCAAGGAATCATTTTGAATGATGAAACCGTTGATTATTTGTGTAAACAAGCAGTTGTTCAAGCACAATCTGGAGCAGATTTAATTGGTCCTAGTGACATGATGGATGGAAGAGTAGGAGCCATAAGAGAAGCCTTAGATAATGAAGGTTTTGAACATGTAGGAATAATTAGTTACACAGCAAAATATTCATCTGCATATTATGGACCTTTTAGAGAGGCTTTGGACTCTGCGCCTAGATCATTATCAAATAAGCCCATACCGAAAAATAAAAATACCTATCAGATGGATCCAGCGAATGCCAGAGAAGCCATAACAGAAGCTCAACTTGACGAACAAGAAGGGTCGGACATCTTAATGGTTAAACCAGGTTTGGCTTACTTAGATATTATTTACCGTTTAAGAGAAGAATCAGAATTACCAATCGCTGCTTATAACGTTAGTGGGGAGTATTCAATGGTTAAAGCTGCTGCTCAAAGAGGTTGGATAGATGAAAAGGCAATTGTTTTGGAAACGTTATTGAGTTTTAAAAGAGCTGGAGCAAATCTGATCCTTACTTATCACGCATGTGATGCCGCAGGATGGTTAAAAGACTAATAGAGTTGATTAATAAAATTACTGAAATTTGAATTTCTATCAACACTAATGATAAAAAAACAATCAGATTTAAATATTAAAAGCGTTCATCGTCTAGGTCATGTAGCCATAAGAGTTGAAGATGTTGATAGGGCTAAAGAATTTTATATAAGTTTAGGAATGAAGCTTATTTGGGATGATGTTGATTGGTGTTACTTAGAAGCCGGAGAGACTAAGGATGGCTTGGCATTGCTTGGGCCGGGCTATAAGGCTGCTGGTCCGCACTTTGCTTTTCATTTCACTAAAAGAGATGAAATAGAGAGAATTCATGATTCTTTGAAAAACCAAGGTATAAAGGTCGGAGCTTTGCATGATCATCGTGATGGCACTTCCTCTTTTTACTTGAAAGATACAGAAGGTAATTGGTTGGAAATGCTTTATCACCCATTAACAGGAATACCAACAAATCAATAGACTTTAGCTAGACGAATGGGATTAACAAAAAATCATGATGACTCTAAAAACACACAAATAATATCAGAGTCTTTGGACTTGCTTGAATGGCCAACTGTTTGTAGCCATTTGTCTAAATTCGCGCTTACCCAACAAGGTCGTAAAAAATGTGAAAACTTTGATTTGCCAGTCAATATATCTTTAAGCCAAGAGCTATTGTGCCAAACATTAGAAATTGGATCATTAGATAGTTCTCTTGATGGAGGAATATCTTTTGATGGTGTGCATGATTTAGAAAAAATTCTTTTGATATGCTCTAAAGGTGGAGTCTCTATGGGTGAGGATTTATTAAAAGTAGCTGATACTTTGAGAGCTGCTCGAAAATTACGAAAACTAATATTTGATCAATTGATACGTCCACGACTTTCTGAATTGATCAAAGACATTGCAACTTTGCCAGATTTGCAAAAACTCCTCGAATTTGGGATAGATGAAGGCGGGCGAATTGCAGATCGTGCTAGCCCAAAGCTTTCAGAGTTACGACGCTATAGGGATTC is a window of Prochlorococcus marinus str. MIT 0917 DNA encoding:
- the hemB gene encoding porphobilinogen synthase, with translation MDLTYRPRRLRRTNSLRDMVRENSVSASDFIYPLFVHEGSDIQEISAMPGSFRWSIDGLVDEVKRAWNLGIRCVVLFPKVPDDQKTEDGAECFNEKGLIPRAIERLKIEIPEMCVMTDVALDPYSCDGHDGIVSNQGIILNDETVDYLCKQAVVQAQSGADLIGPSDMMDGRVGAIREALDNEGFEHVGIISYTAKYSSAYYGPFREALDSAPRSLSNKPIPKNKNTYQMDPANAREAITEAQLDEQEGSDILMVKPGLAYLDIIYRLREESELPIAAYNVSGEYSMVKAAAQRGWIDEKAIVLETLLSFKRAGANLILTYHACDAAGWLKD
- a CDS encoding VOC family protein, with the translated sequence MIKKQSDLNIKSVHRLGHVAIRVEDVDRAKEFYISLGMKLIWDDVDWCYLEAGETKDGLALLGPGYKAAGPHFAFHFTKRDEIERIHDSLKNQGIKVGALHDHRDGTSSFYLKDTEGNWLEMLYHPLTGIPTNQ
- a CDS encoding DnaJ C-terminal domain-containing protein produces the protein MASDGFKDYFKILGVSRNATDKEIKSAFRKLARKFHPDLHPHDAWSESEFKEINEAYEILSDEDKKKSYEQFLNYWLKNRDGKRRDINKENDNQRLYEYLNFDYSLSDLIGRFSEVGKEIYSNISSDNNAQSLNLDAEFNLQISFLEALNGTKKNLLVNDERIEVKIPQGIETGSKIRIKNKGNIHSGKGKRGDLLIEVRIKSHPIWKLKGLDIYADLPISLDELALGANISVASPQGDTYLSIPSGSLPEQKLRLKGQGLHSIDDKGDLFFTLKLKFPENWSDEELRLLEKLRSVRIHEPRSSWFDQART